Part of the Janibacter endophyticus genome is shown below.
GGCCCGTGCTCGGCGTCCTGCTCGGGCACGGTGAGCAGCGGCAGGATCGTGCGGATCCGCACCGGCAGCATCGCCTCGTAGGCGTCCCGCGTGCCGAGCGTCTCGGCGAAGTGGTAGCCGGTGTCGAGGAAGAAGACGTCGGCGTCCGTGAGCGTGGTCCCGAGCAGGTGGACGAGCACCTCGTCGCCCATCGAGCTCGCGGTCGTCAGCTGGTCGCCGAAGGTCTCGTGCGCCCAGCGCAAGGCCTCGCGGGCCAGCTCGACCCGCCCCTCGTAGGTCTGGCCACGCTCGGCCTCGAGCGCCGCGAAGCGCTCGGTCACCTCGCGGGTCGTCGTCTCGTCGAGCACGCTCATCGCTGCTCCTCCCGCGTCACCGGGCCCGCCTCGGCGAGGTCGGTGCGGTGCAGCGTCACCGAGAAGACGCGCACGCACGACCCGCAGGCCCACGCGCCGCGCGGCTCCTCGACCGGCCGCAGGTCCTCCTCGGCGCAGAAGGGGCAGTGGTAGATCGGCTTGGCGCTCATCGCACGTCCTCCTCGTCGGCCCGGTGCGCCCAGGAGGCGAAGGACTCGCCCTGCTCGCGCTGGGCGAGGTAGGTGCGAGCGACCCGCTCGATGTAGTCTGGCAGCTCCTCGGCGGGGACCTTGAGTGCGCGCGTCTTGCGGGCGAGCGTCGTCTCCGCCCCGAGCGAGCCGCCCAGGTGGACCTGGAAGAGCTCGACGACCTGGCCGTCCTCCCCCTTCGCCACCATGCCCTTGAGGCCGATGTCGGCGGTCTGGGTCCGGGCGCACGAGTTCGGGCAACCGTTGACGTGGATCGAGAAGGGGACGTCCATCTCGGGCAGGCGACGCTCGAGCTCCTCGACGGTCCAGCGGGCCCGTGCCTTGGTCTCGGTGAGCGCCAGCTTGCAGAACTCGATCCCCGTGCATGCCATGACCCCGCGGCGCCACTCGCTCGGGCGGGCCGGGAGGCCGAGCCCGTCGAGGGTGCTCACGAGGGTCTCGGCGGCGTGGGGCTCGACGTCGAGGACGAGCAGCTTCTGGTGCGGCGTGAGCCGGATGCGCTGCGAGCCGGCGGCCTGCGCCGCGTCGGCCACGGCGTGCAGGATCTCGCCGGTCACCCGCCCCCCGATCGCGGCGACGCCGACCCAGACCTTGCCGTCCTGCTGCGGGTGGACCCCAACGTGGTCACGGCGCAGGGCGCCAGGTGCCTGCGGCGCGGGTCCGTCGGGCAGCGACCGGCCGAGGTAGTCCTGCTCGAGCACCTCGCGGAACCGCTCGGGCCCCCAGTCGGCGACGAGGAACTTCAGCCGGGCCCGGTTGCGCAGGCGGCGGTAGCCGTGGTCGCGGAAGATCCCGCAGACGCCGGCCCAGACCTCGGCGACCTCCTCGAGTCTCACGAAGGCGCCGAGCCGCTGGGCGAACATCGGGTTCGTCGAGAGCCCGCCGCCGACCCAGAGGTCGAATCCCGGGCCGAGCTCAGGGTGCTCGACACCGACGAAGGAGACGTCGTTGATCTCGTGGGCGACGTCGAGGCTCGGGCTGCCGGAGACCGCGGTCTTGAACTTGCGCGGCAGGTTGGAGAACTCCGGGCTGCCGAGGTACTTCGTGAGGATCTCCTCGATGGCCGGGGAGCCGTCGATGACCTCGTCGGCGGCGATGCCGGCGACCGGCGAGCCGAGGACGACCCGGGGCACGTCGCCGCACGCCTGGGTCGAACCGAGACCGACCGCCTCGAGGCGCGCCCAGATCTCCGGGACGTCCTCGACGCGGATCCAGTGGAGCTGGATGTTCTGCCGGTCGGAGATGTCCGCGGTCCCGCGGGCGAAATCGACGCTGATGCCGGCGACGGTGCGCAGCTGCTCGGTCGAGAGGGCGCCGCCGTCGGAGCGGATGCGCATCATGAAGTACTCGTCGTCGAGCCCGTCCTCGCCGGTGTGGCTGCCGTCGAGCCCTTGCCGGCGCTGGGTGTAGAGCCCCCACCACCGCATCCGACCGCTGAGGTCGTCCGGCGAGATCGAGGAGAAGCCCTCGCGGGAGTAGGTCTGGAGGATGCGCTGCCGGACGTTGAGCCCATCGTCCTCCTGCTTGAAGGCCTCGTTGTGGTTCAGCGGCGTCCGGTCACCGTCGGCCCACGCACCGGTGGCCTTGGTGCGGGTCGGTCGCTCGGGTCGGGTCGAGACAGTCACGGACGCATCGTAGATGTCTCGTTATGGATTCCATAACGCTGTCTTATATTTCGGAGATCGGTCAGGCGAGCGAGACGAGGTCGCGGTAGTCCGCGCCCCAGAGGTCCTCGACGCCGTCGGGCAGCAGGAGGATCCGCTCCGGCTGGAGGGCGTCGACCGCCCCCTCGTCGTGCGTCACGAGGACGACCGCCCCCTTGTACGTCGAGAGCGCACCGAGGATCTCCTCACGGCTCGCGGGGTCGAGGTTGTTCGTCGGCTCGTCGAGGAGCAGCACGTTGGCGCTGCTCACGACGAGCAGAGCCAGGGACAGCCTGGTCTTCTCACCGCCGGAGAGCACCCCCGCCGGCTTCTCCACGTCCTCGCCGGAGAAGAGGAAGGAGCCGAGCACCTTGCGCACGTCGGTCTCGCCGAGCTCGGGGGCCGCCGACTTCATGTTGTCGAGGACGGATCGCTCGACGTCGAGGTTCTCGTGCTCCTGGGCGTAGTAGCCGAGCTTGAGCCCGTGGCCGGGCTCGACCTGCCCGGTGTCGGGGGCGTCGACCCCGGCGAGCATGCGCAGCAGCGTCGTCTTGCCCGCGCCGTTGAGACCGAGCACGACGACCCTGCTCCCGCGGTCGATCGCGAGGTCGACGTCGGTGAAGATCTCCTGGCTGCCGTAGCTCCGGGAGAGCCCGGTCGCGCGCAGCGGGGTCTTGCCGCAGGGTGCGGGATCAGGGAAGCGCAGCTTGGCGACCTTGTCCTGGGTCCGCTCCCCCTCGACCCCCGCGAGCATCCGCTCGGCCCGCCGGATCATCTGCTGAGCAGCGACCGCCTTGGTCGCCTTGGCGCGCATCTTCTCCGCCTGCTCCATGAGGGCGCCGGCCTTCTTCTGCGCGTTGGCGAGCTCTCGCTTGCGGCGCCGCTCGTCGGTCTCGCGGGCCTGCAGGTAGGCCCGCCAGCCCATGTTGTACTGGTCGAGCTCGCACCGGTTCGCGTCGAGGTGGAAGACCCGGTTGACGACGACCTCGAGCAGGTCGACGTCGTGGCTGATGATGATCAGCCCGCCCTTGTAGCCCTTGAGGTGGTCGCGCAGCCAGACGATCGAGTCCGCATCGAGGTGGTTCGTCGGCTCGTCGAGCAGAAGCGTCTCGGCCCCGCTGAAGAGGATCCGGGCGAGCTCGACCCGGCGGCGCTGACCGCCGGAGAGGGTCTCGAGCGGCTGGTCCATCCGATGGGTCTCGATCCCCAGGGCCTGGGCGATCGAGCCGGCCTCGGACTCGGCCGCGTACCCGCCGGCGGCGTCGAACTCTGCGTCGAGCCGCGAGTAGGCCCGCATCGCCTTCTCCATCGTCTCCGGGTCGGCGCTGGCCATCCGCTTCTCGGCGAGCGAGCGCTCGGTGACGATCGTGTCCAGCCCGCGGGCCGAGAGGATCCGCTGCCGGGCGGTGATCGTCAGGTCACCGGTGCGCGGGTCCTGCGGCAGGTAGCCCACCTCGCCGCCGGAGTGGACGGTGCCCGAGGCCGCCTGGGCCTGGCCCGCGATGACCTTGGTGAGCGTCGTCTTGCCGGCGCCGTTGCGCCCGACGAGACCGACCCGGTCGCCGGCCGCGACCCGGAAGCTCGCGTCCTCGAGGAGGATGCGAGAGCCGGCTCGCAGCTCGACGGACGTGGCGGTGATCATGGCTCTCCTGGCGAGGGGACGAAGGGGTGTGGCCTGGGGTGCTCGTTCATCTCGCCCGGGCGGTGCAGGCAGTTAGTCTAATGCGGACAATCGGCGGGCGGTCGCCGGCACAGCGGCGCCGCCCCGGCACTCGGAGGCACCTCCAGCATGAGCTTCAACGACAACGCCTCGCTCGACACCTCACGGATGGGTGGCGGGGGTGGTGGCGGAGGACGCGGTCCGGTCGTGGCTGGGGGTGGACTCCTGGGCCTCATCGTCCTCGTCCTCAGCCTCTTCTTCGGCGGAGGTCTGCCCGGCGGTGACGACCCCTCCGCGCCGGGCCAGGGGGGCCAGGCGCAGGGGGGCAACGACTTCGAGCACTGCAGGACCGGCGCGGACGCGAACAAGTACGACGACTGCCGCATGGTCGGGGGCGAGAACAGCCTCAACGGGTACTGGAAGAGCCAACCGGACCTCGCGCGGGACCTCGAGCAGGCCGGCGCCCAGTTCCGCGGGCCCGCGAAGACAGTCATCTACTCCGGGGTGACCCAGTCCCGGTGCGGCACGGCGAGCAACCAGATCGGCCCCTTCTACTGCCCGCTCGACGAGTCGATCTTCATCGACCCGGACTTCTTCCAGACGATGGAGCAGCAGCTCGGCGCGGAGAACAAGCCGCTCGCCCAGCTCTACGTCCTCGCCCACGAGTACGGCCACCACATCCAGAACCTCTACGGCATCCTCGAGGAGTCGCAGAAGGACCCGAAGGGCCCCGACTCGGGTGCGGTCCGGGTCGAGCTCATGGCCGACTGCATGGCGGGCATGTGGGTCCGTCACGCGAGCCAGACCACGGACAAGGACGGCAACGCGCTGCTCAAGGAGCCGTCCGAGCAGGAGATCCGGGATGCGCTCTCGGCGGCCAAGTCGGTCGGTGACGACACGATCCAGCGGCGCTCCGGCGGCGGGGTCAACCCCGACCAGTGGACGCACGGATCGTCCCGGGCCCGCCAGACGTGGTTCCTCAAGGGCTACCAGGGGCAGAGCCTCAACGAGTGCGACACCTTCGAGGTGCGGGACCCTGAGAACGTCTGAGCGCTAGCCCGGATCCAGGATGCTGACCCGCACCGCCACGGTGCGGGTCAGCGCCGTCTCGAGGACCTGCCGGGTCGGGTCGGGCAGGTCGTAGAGCTCGCGCCGCGGCAGCTCCCGAAGGGGTGCCAGCCGCGGGTCCTCGAGGAGCTCGGCGACGAGCCGGCGGTCCCCGCCGACGCCGAGCCCCGCTGGGAGCGTGGGGAGCAGGATCTGCACGACCATCTCCCGCGCGCGCTCGACGACCTCGTCGGTCTGGTGGCCGCGCCGTCGTGCGTACCGCTGCTGGCTCCAGCCGCCCTTCTTCGTCCGCCCCTGGACGTGGGCGGTCCCGACCTTGGACTCGACCAGCTCGCCACCGACCGCACGGCCGACGGCGTACCCACCGCGCCGGAGCAGCACGATCCCCAGCGGGTCGTGGTCGAAGGTCCCGACCGCGACGACCCGCTGGGGATCCTGGACGTCCGCGTTGCGCTGCTCGAAACGGGCGCGCCAGGCCGGGTAGCGCGAGGGGGCGACCTCGACGACGCGCGCCGCGCTCACCCCTGCGTCCCCGGCCGGGTCAGATGTTGAAGCCGAGGGCGCGCAGCTGCTCGCGGCCGTCGTCGGTGATCTTGTCCGGGCCCCACGGCGGCATCCAGACCCAGTTGATCCGGTGGCCGGCGACGAGGTCCTCGACCGCCTGGGCGACCTGGTCCTCGATGACGTCGGTGAGCGGGCAGGCCGCCGAGGTGAGGGTCATGTCGACGACCGCGTGGTTCTGCGGGTCGACGGTGATGCCGTAGACGAGGCCGAGGTCGACGACGTTGATCCCGAGCTCGGGGTCGACGACGTCGCGCAGGGCCTCCTCGACGTCCGCGACGTTGGCGGGGGTCTGGGTATCGGTCACTTCTGCTCTCCTTCGCTCGCAGCGAGGTCGACGCCGGCCTGGGCCAGCGCGTCGGTCAGGGCCATCCAGCCGAGGAGCGCGCACTTGACGCGCGCCGGGTACTTCGCGACGCCGGCCAGGGCGACGCCGTCGCCGATGACCTCCTCGTCGCCGGGGTCCTCCCCCTTGCTCGTGAGCATCTCCCGCATCGCCGCGTGGGTGCGCAGCGCGTGCGCGACGTCCTCGCCGGTGACCTCGGTCGCGAGGATCGAGGTCGAGGCCGTCGAGATCGAGCAGCCGGTGGCGTCGTAGGAGATGTCGGAGATCGTCGCGTCGGGCCCGGTGCCGTCGAGGTGGACCCGCAGGGTCACCTCGTCGCCGCACGTCGGGTTGACGTGGTGCACCTGCGCATCGTGCCCCTCGCGCAGCCCGGCGCCGTGGGGGCGCTTGCTGTGCTCGAGGATGAGCTCCTGGTAGAGGTCCATCAGGCGTCGTCCTTCTCTGACGTCGGGTGGGGGGTGTCGACGTCGAGCCCGAAGATCGTCGGGATCCGGTCGAGCGCGGCGAAGAAGGTCTCGATCTCGGCCGGGGTGTTGTAGACGGCGAGCGAGACCCGGGCCGAGGCGGTGACGCCGAGGCGGCGGTGCAGCGGCCACGCGCAGTGGTGGCCGACGCGGACCGCGACACCGGAGTCGTCGAGGATCTGGCCGACGTCGTGGGCGTGCACGCCCTCGACATCGAAGGCGATGGCGGCGCCGCGGTGGACGAGGTCGGTCGGGCCGAGCACCCGCACCCACGGCCGGGCGGCGAGCCCGTCGAGGACGAGCCGGGTCAGGGCCTGCTCGTGCGAGGCGATCCGGTCGAGACCGATGTCGTCCACCCAGCGCAGCGCGGCGGCGAGGCCGACGGCCTGGCTCGTCATCGGCACGCCCGCCTCGAATCGGGTCGGTGGCGGGGCGTACGTCGAGCGCTCCATGTGGACCGTCTCGATCATCGAGCCGCCGGTGATGAAGGGCGGCATGCCCGCGAGCAGCTCACGCCGCCCCCAGAGCACCCCGATGCCGGACGGGCCGTAGACCTTGTGCCCGGAGAACGCGAGGAAGTCCGCGCCGAGCGTGCCGACGTCGAGCCGCAGGTGCGGCGCCGACTGGCAGGCGTCGACGACGACGAGCGCGCCGACGGCGTGCGCGGCGTCGGCGACCTCTCGGACCGGGTTCACCGTGCCGAGGACGTTGCTCACGTGGGTCAGCGCGACGACCTTGGTCCGCTCGGTGAGCAGCTCGTCGAGGTCAGAGAGGTCGAGCCGGCCCTCGTCGGTGACGCCGAGCCAGCGCAGCGTCGCGCCGGTGCGGCGGCACAGCTCCTGCCACGGCACGAGGTTGGCGTGGTGCTCCATCTCGGTGACGAGCACCTCGTCGCCGGGGCCGAGGAGGAATCGCTCGTGACCCGGCAGGTCGCTCCACGCGCTGTTGCTGAAGGCGTAGGCGACGAGGTTGAGCGCCTCGGTCGCGTTCTTCGTGAAGACGATCTCGTCGTCGTCGGCGCCGATGAAGCGGGCCACGGTCGCCCGCGCGTCCTCGTAGGCCTCGGTGGCCTCCTCGGAGAGCGCGTGGGCCCCGCGGTGCGGGGCCGAGTTGGCCGTCGTGAGGAACTCGCGCTCGGCGTCGAGGACGAGCAGCGGCTTGTGCGAGGTCGCGCCCGAGTCGAGGTAGTCCAGCGCCCGGGCGTCGCGGACCGTGCGCGCGAGGATGGGGAACTGGCCGCGGATCGCGGCCAGCTCCTCCTCGGCGAGCAGGTCTGCGCTCATCAGGCCCCCGCGGTGACGAAGCGGTCGTAGCCGTTGGCCTCGAGGTCGTCGGCGAGCTCGGGGCCGCCCTGCTCGGCGATCTTGCCGTCGACGAAGACGTGGACGTGCTGCGGCTGGATGTAGCGCAGGATCCGCGTGTAGTGGGTGATGAGGAGGACACCGGCGCCGGTGGACTCCTTGGCGCGGTTGACGCCCTCGGAGACGACCCGTAGCGCGTCGACGTCGAGGCCGGAGTCGGTCTCGTCGAGGACGGCGAACTTCGGCTCGAGGAGCTCCATCTGGAGGATCTCGTGGCGCTTCTTCTCACCGCCGGAGAAGCCCTCGTTGACGTTGCGCTCGGCGAAGGCCGCGTCCATCTTCAGGCCCTCCATGGCGCCCTTGACGTCCTTGACCCACGTGCGCAGCTTGGGGGCCTCGCCGGAGATCGCGGTCTTGGCAGTGCGGAGGAAGTTGCTCACCGTCACGCCGGGGACCTCGACGGGGTACTGCATCGCGAGGAAGAGCCCGGCGCGGGCCCGCTCGTCGACGGACATCGCGAGGACGTCCTCGCCGTCGAGGGTGACGGTGCCGGAGGTCACGGTGTACTTGGGGTGACCGGCGATCGAGTAGGCGAGGGTGGACTTGCCGGACCCGTTGGGGCCCATGATCGCGTGGGTCTCGCCGCTGTTGATGGTCAGCGTGACGCCCTTGAGGATCTCCTTGGGGCCGTCCTCGGTGTCGACGCTGACGTGCAGGTCGCGGATCTCGAGCGTGCTCATCTGGTGTCTCTCACTTCTCTTCTGCGAAGGGGGGATGTCTGGCGGGTCAGCGGCCGGCGGCGAGGGCGACGTAGACCTCGCCCGCGTCGTCGACGGTGACCTGGTGGACGGCCACGGGGACCGTCGCGGGGAGGTTGGCGGGGTCGCCGGTGCGGACGTCGAAGACCGAGCCGTGGAGCCAGCACTCGAGCATGCAGCCGGTGAGCTCACCCTCGGCGAGCGAGACGTTGGCGTGCGTGCAGGTGTCGTCGATGGCGTGGATCTCGCCGTCTTCGGTGCGCACGATCGCGACGAGGCGGCCCTCGATCTGGGCCTGGGCCGCGCCGACCGCGGGCAGGTCGCCCTCGTGGCAGACGTGGACCGGCTCGCCGTAGGCGCTCTGGGGCTGCGCCGTCATCGGGCGAGCTCCACGCCCGCCAGCTCGCCGTCGATGGCCGCCATGATCCGCTCGGTGACCTCGGGCAGGCCGACGCGCTGGACGATGCTCGCGAAGAAGCCGCGGACGACGAGACGACGGGCCTCGTCCTCGGGGATGCCCCGGGACATGAGGTAGAAGAGGTGCAGGTCGTCGAAGCGCCCGGTCGTGGACGCGTGCCCTGCCCCCTCGATCTCGCCGGTCTCGATCTCGAGGTTCGGCACCGAGTCGGCGCGGGCGCCGTCGGTGAGCACGAGGTTGCGGTTGAGCTCGTAGGTGTCGGTGCCCTCGGCGGCCGCGCGGATGAGGACGTCGCCGACCCAGACCGAGCGGGCGGTCTCGCCCTGGAGGGCGCCCTTGTACTCGACGTTGCTCTTGCAGTGCGGCGCCTCGTGGTCGACGAAGAGCCGGTGCTCGAGGTGCTGGCCGGCGTCGGCGAAGTACACGCCGAGACCCTCGAAGGACCCGCCGGGCCCCGCGTAGGTCGCGTTGGTGCTCAGCCGGACGACCCCGCCGCCGAGGGTGATGGCGATGTGCCGCACGCGGGCGTCGCGGCCGACGACGACGTCGTGCTGGCCGAGGTGCTGGGCGGTGTCGTCCCACTCCTGGGTCGTGACGAGGGTGACGTCGGCGCCGTCGCCGGTGACGACGGTGAGCTGCTCGGTGTAGCGGGCAGAGCCGGCGTGCTCGACGATGACCGTCGCGCGGGCGAAGCGGCCGACGCGCACGAGGACGTGCCCGTGGACGACCTTGTCGTCCGCGCCGGTGAGGCGGACGCGCACCGGCTCGGTGAGCTCGGCCTCGGCCGGCACGTCGATGACGGCCACGCCACCGCTGTGCGCGGCGGCGAGGACCGCGGCGCGGTCGGACGGCTTGGGCAGGTCGAGCGCGCGCCAGTCCTCGACGCTCATCGTCGAGAGGGTCACGCCCTGCGGCAGCGACTCCTCCCACTCGAGGCACTCGCCCGTGGCCTCGTCCGCGAGGATCGCGGACAGGTCACCGACGGGGGTGAAGCGCCAGTCCTCCTCGCGGCCCGAGGGCAGCGGGAAGTCGGCGACGTCGTAGGACTGCGTCCGCTCGGCGCGCGACTGGTCCGGCACGAAGGCCTCGGCACTGTGGGTGTGGGCCTGCTGGCCCGGGTTCTGCGTCAGCAGGCTCATCAGCCGACGGCTCCTTCCATCTGCAGCTCGATGAGGCGGTTCAGCTCGAGGGCGTACTCCATCGGCAGCTCCTTGGCGATCGGCTCGACGAAGCCGCGCACGATCATCGCCATCGCCTCCTCCTCGCTCATCCCGCGGGACATGAGGTAGAAGAGCTGGTCGTCGGAGACCTTCGAGACGGTCGCCTCGTGGCCCATCTGCACGTCGTCCTCACGGACGTCGACGTAGGGGTAGGTGTCGGAGCGGCTGATCGTGTCGACGAGCAGCGCGTCGCAGACGACCGAGCTCTTCGAGCCGGTCGCGCCCTCGAGGACCTGGATGAGGCCCCGGTACGAGGTCCGGCCGCCACCGCGGGCGACGGACTTGCTGACGATCGAGCTCGACGTGTTCGGCGCGGCGTGGACCATCTTGGCCCCGGCGTCCTGGTGCTGGCCCTCGCCGGCGAAGGCGATCGAGAGGGTCTCCCCCTTCGCGTGCTCCCCCATGAGGAAGCAGGCCGGGTACTTCATCGTCACCTTGGAGCCGATGTTGCCGTCGACCCACTCCATCGTGCCGCCCTCGGCGACCGTGGTGCGCTTGGTCACGAGGTTGTACACGTTGTTCGACCAGTTCTGGATCGTCGTGTACCGCACGCGGGCGTTCTTCTTCACGACGATCTCGACGACCGCGGAGTGCAGCGAGTCGGTCTTGTAGATCGGGGCGGTGCAGCCCTCGACGTAGTGGACGTAGGAGCCCTCGTCGGCGATGATCAGCGTCCGCTCGAACTGGCCCATGTTCTCCGTGTTGATGCGGAAGTAGGCCTGGAGCGGGATGTCGACGTGCACGCCCGGCGGGACGTAGATGAAGGAGCCGCCGGACCACACGGCCGTGTTGAGCGCGGAGAACTTATTGTCGCCGGCCGGGATCACGGTGCCGAAGTACTCGCGGAAGAGGTCCTCGTGCTCGCGCAGGCCGGTGTCGGTGTCGACGAAGATGACGCCCTTCTCCTCCAGGTCCTCACGGATCTGGTGGTAGACGACCTCCGACTCGTACTGCGCGGCGACGCCGGCGACGAGGCGCTGCTTCTCCGCCTCGGGGATGCCGAGCCGGTCGTAGGTGTTCTTGATGTCCTCGGGCAGGTCCTCCCAGCTGGTGGCCTGCTTCTCCGTGGACTTCACGAAGTACTTGATGTTCTGGAAGTCGATGCCGGTGAGGTCGCTGCCCCAGCTCGGCATGGGCTTCTTGTCGAAGAGGCCGAGGGCCTTGCGGCGCAGCGCGAGCATCCACTCGGGCTCGTTCTTGCGCGCCGAGATGTCGTCGACGACGGCCTGGCTCAGACCACGCTGCGCGGAGGCGCCGGCGGTGTCGGAGTCGGCCCAGCCGTACTCGTAGCGGCCGATGTCCTTCAGGCCTGGGTTGAGGTCTTCGATGTTCGTGGTCATCGCGAGCGCCTCTCTCTGGTGGTCGGTGGACGGTGGGTGGACGAAGGGGGTGGTGCGGGCGAGGGGGTGGGGACGAAGGTCGTGCAGACGTGGTCACCCTGCGCGAGGGTGGCCAGCCGTTGGACGTGGACGCCGAGGAGGCGGGAGAACGCCTCGGTCTCGGCATCGCACAGCTCGGGGAACTCCGAGGCCACGTGCTGCACCGGGCAGTGACCCTGGCACAGCTGGACGCCGGTGAGGCCACCGGCCCCGACGGGGCGGGCGGTGGCGGCGTAGCCGTCGCGCCGCAGCGCGGCAACGAGCGCCTCTGTCCGGGCCGCGGGGTCCTCGCCCGCGGCGTCGATCTCGTCGGCGTAGCGCTCCTCGAGACGCGCGACGCGGCTGCGGGCGAAGTCGGTGACGGCGTCGTCGCCGGCGGCCTCGCGCAGGAAGCGGACTGCGTCCGCGGCGAGCACGTCGTAGCCCGCGGGGAGCACGTCGTGACCGGCCTCGGTGACGACCCACTCGCGGGCGGGGCGGCCGCGGCCGCGCTTGCCGGCGGCGGGCTCGCGGTCCTCGACGACGC
Proteins encoded:
- the sufB gene encoding Fe-S cluster assembly protein SufB, which gives rise to MTTNIEDLNPGLKDIGRYEYGWADSDTAGASAQRGLSQAVVDDISARKNEPEWMLALRRKALGLFDKKPMPSWGSDLTGIDFQNIKYFVKSTEKQATSWEDLPEDIKNTYDRLGIPEAEKQRLVAGVAAQYESEVVYHQIREDLEEKGVIFVDTDTGLREHEDLFREYFGTVIPAGDNKFSALNTAVWSGGSFIYVPPGVHVDIPLQAYFRINTENMGQFERTLIIADEGSYVHYVEGCTAPIYKTDSLHSAVVEIVVKKNARVRYTTIQNWSNNVYNLVTKRTTVAEGGTMEWVDGNIGSKVTMKYPACFLMGEHAKGETLSIAFAGEGQHQDAGAKMVHAAPNTSSSIVSKSVARGGGRTSYRGLIQVLEGATGSKSSVVCDALLVDTISRSDTYPYVDVREDDVQMGHEATVSKVSDDQLFYLMSRGMSEEEAMAMIVRGFVEPIAKELPMEYALELNRLIELQMEGAVG
- a CDS encoding helix-turn-helix transcriptional regulator produces the protein MVNVRRAGQAPDLGTAETDPRTRDRVLAAVSQHGPISAARIAADLGLTPPGVRRHLDQLAADGVVEDREPAAGKRGRGRPAREWVVTEAGHDVLPAGYDVLAADAVRFLREAAGDDAVTDFARSRVARLEERYADEIDAAGEDPAARTEALVAALRRDGYAATARPVGAGGLTGVQLCQGHCPVQHVASEFPELCDAETEAFSRLLGVHVQRLATLAQGDHVCTTFVPTPSPAPPPSSTHRPPTTRERRSR